From the genome of Cytobacillus firmus, one region includes:
- a CDS encoding spore germination protein: MAQSKTKEDKTPIFESVHEIEKYMKKRVGLGDSFDLGVRKLTILRKDVHFYYINGLTDTSFIIAIIEGLVGINDSEKLSANLFKIIENRLRHQSIEHIKTMDELVDQVLSGLIVVVGEGEGEGLVIDVRSYPGRTPQEPDTEKVVRGSRDGYVENIIVNTALTRRRIRDERLRFEIMRVGERSKTDVAIGYIKDVANKDLVDLIRKEIKAIEIDGITMADKTVEEFILKQGYNPFPLVRYTERADVAAAHLLEGHVIVFVDTSPSVIITPTTYFHHLQHAEEYRQSPAVGTFLRWIRFLGLMASIVLLPLWFLFVLEPSLLPERIAFVGPNEETNIPVIVQLFLADVGIEFLRIAAIHTPTPLSTAMGLIAAVLIGQIAIDVGLFVPEVILYVALAAIGTFATPSYELSIANKIVRLGLLIAVAIFHTPGLVVGLTLTILLLASIKSLNTPYLWPFIPFSPVALTQILIRRSMPGSKIRPSIVQTKNRYKQPVK; this comes from the coding sequence ATGGCACAAAGCAAGACGAAGGAAGATAAGACACCCATTTTTGAATCTGTACATGAAATTGAAAAATATATGAAAAAAAGAGTCGGTCTGGGAGATAGCTTCGATCTAGGTGTCAGAAAGCTAACGATATTAAGGAAAGATGTGCATTTCTATTATATTAATGGATTAACGGATACAAGTTTCATTATTGCCATCATTGAGGGACTGGTTGGGATCAATGACAGTGAAAAACTTTCCGCTAATCTATTTAAAATCATTGAAAACAGACTGAGGCATCAATCAATTGAGCACATTAAAACAATGGATGAGCTGGTCGATCAGGTGCTTTCAGGCCTAATTGTAGTTGTGGGCGAGGGAGAGGGAGAAGGGCTTGTCATCGATGTCAGAAGCTATCCCGGCAGAACTCCTCAGGAGCCGGATACTGAAAAAGTTGTCCGCGGATCAAGAGATGGCTATGTAGAAAATATTATAGTAAACACTGCCTTAACCCGCAGAAGAATTAGGGATGAAAGACTCCGGTTTGAAATAATGCGCGTAGGAGAAAGGTCAAAAACAGATGTTGCCATCGGGTATATTAAAGATGTTGCCAATAAAGATTTAGTTGATTTAATTAGAAAAGAAATAAAGGCAATTGAAATAGATGGAATTACCATGGCTGATAAAACAGTTGAAGAATTTATATTGAAACAGGGATACAATCCTTTCCCGCTGGTCCGGTATACGGAAAGGGCCGATGTGGCAGCAGCCCATTTGCTTGAGGGGCATGTTATTGTATTCGTTGATACTTCACCAAGTGTCATTATAACACCTACTACTTATTTTCATCATTTACAGCATGCGGAAGAATACAGGCAATCGCCAGCTGTCGGCACATTTCTCCGCTGGATTCGTTTCTTAGGCTTAATGGCATCGATTGTGCTGCTTCCGCTTTGGTTTTTGTTCGTTTTGGAGCCTTCACTCCTGCCTGAAAGAATTGCGTTTGTCGGTCCTAATGAAGAAACGAATATTCCTGTCATTGTCCAGCTGTTCCTTGCCGATGTCGGGATTGAATTTCTAAGGATTGCCGCTATTCATACGCCAACTCCGCTTTCAACCGCAATGGGTTTGATCGCAGCAGTACTTATCGGGCAAATTGCTATTGATGTTGGTTTGTTTGTGCCCGAGGTCATCTTGTATGTAGCGCTTGCAGCAATCGGAACATTTGCAACGCCGAGCTATGAATTGAGTATTGCCAATAAGATTGTAAGACTTGGCCTGCTTATTGCTGTCGCGATTTTCCATACACCAGGCTTGGTAGTAGGGCTTACACTGACCATTCTTCTGCTTGCAAGCATCAAATCATTAAACACACCATATCTTTGGCCGTTTATTCCATTCAGCCCGGTGGCTTTAACCCAAATCCTGATTCGCCGTTCGATGCCGGGCTCTAAAATACGGCCAAGCATTGTCCAGACTAAAAATCGTTACAAGCAGCCTGTAAAATAA